The Helianthus annuus cultivar XRQ/B chromosome 16, HanXRQr2.0-SUNRISE, whole genome shotgun sequence genome includes a window with the following:
- the LOC110915457 gene encoding ferredoxin--NADP reductase, leaf-type isozyme, chloroplastic, whose product MAAAVSVAVSLPSSKSTLISTRPSLLSQDRVSFTKVPYYKNVSTNGKPLSIRAQITTEAEAAAPAKVEKVSKKQEEGVVTNKYKPKEPYIGRCLLNTKITGDDAPGETWHMVFSTEGEIPYREGQSIGVIPDGIDPKNGKPHKLRLYSIASSALGDFGDSKTVSLCVKRLVYTNDKGEEVKGVCSNFLCDLKPGAEVQITGPVGKEMLMPKDPNATVIMLATGTGIAPFRSFMWKMFFEKHEDYQFNGLAWLFLGVPTSSSLLYKEEFEKMKEMKPDNLRVDFAVSREQTNEKGEKMYIQTRMAQYDRELWELLKKDNTFVYMCGLKGMEKGIDDIMTTLAAEDGIEWATYKKQLKKEGQWNVEVY is encoded by the exons ATGGCTGCTGCAGTAAGCGTCGCTGTCTCCCTTCCATCTTCCAAATCCACTCTAATCTCAACTAGACCATCCCTCCTCTCTCAGGATCGTGTCTCCTTCACCAAG GTGCCATATTACAAAAATGTGTCAACAAACGGTAAACCACTATCAATTAGAGCCCAAATCACAACAGAGGCTGAAGCTGCAGCACCTGCTAAAGTAGAGAAAGTTTCAAAGAAACAAGAAGAAGGTGTAGTTACAAACAAATACAAACCAAAGGAACCATACATCGGTAGGTGCCTTCTCAACACCAAGATCACCGGTGATGACGCCCCTGGTGAAACTTGGCACATGGTTTTCAGCACAGAGG GTGAGATCCCATATAGAGAAGGGCAATCTATTGGCGTAATTCCAGACGGGATTGACCCCAAGAACGGAAAACCACACAAACTGAGATTGTATTCCATTGCTAGCAGTGCTCTTGGTGACTTTGGAGACTCTAAAACC GTATCTCTATGTGTGAAAAGACTTGTCTACACGAATGACAAAGGCGAAGAAGTCAAAGGAGTTTGCTCTAACTTCTTGT GTGACTTAAAGCCTGGAGCCGAGGTGCAAATAACTGGTCCGGTAGGAAAAGAAATGCTCATGCCAAAGGATCCTAACGCTACTGTCATAATG CTTGCAACAGGAACTGGGATTGCTCCATTCCGCTCATTTATGTGGAAAATGTTCTTTGAGAAGCATGAAGACTATCAG TTCAATGGGTTGGCATGGCTCTTTTTAGGTGTTCCCACAAGTAGTTCCTTGTTATATAAAGAG GAATTTGAGAAGATGAAGGAGATGAAACCAGATAACTTAAGAGTTGACTTTGCGGTGAGCCGAGAACAAACCAACGAGAAGGGTGAAAAGATGTACATTCAAACCAGAATGGCTCAATACGACAGGGAATTATGGGAGTTACTCAAGAAAGACAACACCTTCGTGTATATGTGCGGGCTTAAGGGTATGGAGAAGGGTATTGATGACATTATGACCACATTGGCTGCTGAAGATG GCATTGAGTGGGCAACATACAAGAAGCAGTTGAAGAAAGAAGGGCAATGGAATGTGGAGGTTTACTAA